The genomic DNA AGTTCGCGCGAGCTCCGGCTGGTTCTCGAAGCGGTTGCCTCGGCTGAACGCGACGTGCCGGATTACATGGAGGTCGATTTCGACAGCATGAAGGGCACCTATCGTCGTGTGCCGACGTTTGTCGAAGTGCCTTATCCGGTGCAGATGGAACCGAACCTGGTGGTCGAGTACTACTCGAAGGCCTGAACGAAAATCCGATGGGATCGTTTTTTATCGGATTACGCAGGATTCTGTCGGATTGGATCGGATGGGGCAGGGAGCGAGGCGATGGCCAGGCGCCTGTCAGATTTCACCACACTCACGTTCGACTGCTACGGCACCCTGATCGATTGGGAAAGCGGCATCTGGGATGCCATGCAGCCGCTGATTGCCGCGTCGGGGCGCTGCGACATCACGCGGCAGGACGGCCTTCTGGCCTTTGCAGAGCTGGAGAGCGCGCAGCAGGCGGCAACGCCCGATATGCTCTATCCGGAGCTCCTGAGACATGTGCACCGTGGGCTGGCGAAGCGCTTCGATCTCGCGACGACCGACGACAGGGATAGGGTGTTCGGCGCGTCGGTGCCGCACTGGCCGGCCTTTCCGGACACTGCCGATGCGCTGCGCGTGCTGAAGAGACATTTCAGGCTTGTCATCCTGTCCAATGTCCACATCGACGGTTTCGCGGCCTCCAACCGCAAGCTGGGTGTCAGCTTCGATGCGATCGTCACGGCCCAGGATATTGGCAGCTACAAGCCGAACCCGCGCAATTTCGAGGTCATGCTCGAAAGATTGGCGAACCGGGGCATCGGTGCCGGTGACATCCTCCACACCGCACAGAGCCTGTTCCACGACCATGTGCCCGCCACCGGGGCGGGGCTTGCCAGGGCCTGGATCGACCGCCGGGGCCTGTCGGACGGTGGCGCATGGGGTGCAACGGCGATCGTGGAGGAGCGACCGGAGGTCGATTTCCTCTTCCCGACCATGGCTGCCATGGCCGCAGCCGTCGTGGCCGGGAACTGACTCCCGGTCGCGGAACGCCAGCGACCGGAACGGGAATGGCTCGCGATCAGGTTGCGGGGATCAGGTCGTGGGGGTCAGGTTGCGGGGTTGGGGGCGATGCCCTGGTTTTCGAGGTACTCGGAGAGTTCGCCGGATGTGTACATCTCTTTCATGATGTCGCAGCCGCCCACAAACTCGCCCTTCACGTAGAGCTGGGGAATGGTCGGCCAGTCGCTGTAGGCCTTGATGCCATCGCGGATCGCCGGATCGTCGAGCACGTTGATGCCCTTGAAGCGGGTGCCCAGGTGGCTCAGGATCTGGACCGAAGCCGCCGAGAAGCCGCACATCGGGAAGACGGGCGTGCCCTTCATGAAGAGGACGACATCGTTGCCCTGAAGTTCCTTATCGATACGCTGCCTGGTGCCGTCATCGAGCGTCATGTCTGGTGCCCTCCCGTGGGCGTCGTGAGGTTGGTCCGGGTCAGGTTGCTGTCCCGGGGGGAAGGTGTCCCGGGGGCCGGTGTTCTGGTGGTCAGCGCAAGGGCATGGAGATCGCCGCCCATCCTGCCCTTGAGCGCCTGATAGACGGCCTGATGCTGCTGCACCCGGCTCTTGCCCTCGAAGGCATGCGACGTGACGGTGGCGGCATAATGGTCGCCGTCGCCCCTCAGGTCCTCGATCTCGATTGCGGCGTCGGGGAACGCTTCCCTGATCATGGCCTTGATCTCGGCCGCGCTCATTGCCATGACGTCCTCCGTTGGGTCCTCTGTGGCGTCCTCCGCCGTCGTTCAGGAGCCGCCTGCCATGTAGGCCGGCAGCCAACCCTCGTGTCTGTCGCGAATGGTTGCCAGCGATATGGGCGGGCCGGCGTCCACTGTCAATGTCCTGCCGCCCGTCACACCGAGGATGACGGCCGAAATTCCCGCTTGCCCGGCCTTTTTGACGATATCGGAGCCGTCACCGTCGACCGCGATGAGATAACGCGCCTGATCCTCGCCGAACCAGAAGGCATGGGCGGCGGGCGCGCCGTCCGGGCTGTTGGCGTCGAGACCGATGCCCGATGCCAGGGCCATTTCGGTCAGGGCCACGAGCAGGCCGCCGTCGGAAACATCGTGGCATGTCGTCACGTCGCCACCGGAAATCAGGCCGCGCACGAAATCGCCGTTGCGGCGTTCGGTTTCGAGGTCGACCGGGGGCGGCGCGCCGTCCTCGCGGTCGGCGAGCTCGCGCAGGTAAAGGCTGGAACCCAGATGGCCCGCGGTTTCGCCGATCAGGACGATGGCCTGGTTCGCGCCGCCGAAGCCGATGCGGGCCATGCGGTCGAGATCGTCGATCAGGCCGATTGCGCCGATTGCCGGCGTCGGCTGCACGGCCTTGCCGTCGGTTTCGTTGTAGAACGAGACGTTGCCCGAGACGATCGGCATCGCCAGCGCGCGGCAGGCCTCGCCCAGGCCCCTGATGGCGCCCACGAAGCTTCCCATCACGTCGGACCGTTCGGGATTGCCGAAGTTCAGGCAGTCGGTCGCCGCCAGGGGGCGGGCACCGGTCGCCGTGAGATTGCGGAAGGCCTCGGCCACGGCCTGTCTGCCGCCCGCGACCGGATCGGCTTCGCAGTAGCGCGGTGTGCAGTCGGTCGTGACGGCAAGGCCCTTGCCGGTCGCGCCCGGCAGCGCGACAACGGCGGCATCGCCGCCGGGGCGCTCCACGGTGCGGCCCATGACCAGATGGTCGTATTGCTCCCAGATCCAGCGGCGCGAGCAGAGGTCGGGCGCGCCGACCAGCGCAAGCAGGGCCTCTTCGGTGGGAAGCGGGGGCGGGATGTCGTCGGGTGACAGCACCGGGCGCGGCGGCGTCTCCGTCCATGGCCGGTTGTGGATCGGTGCCTCGTCGCTCAGGGGTTTGACCGGAAGGTCGGCCTCGATCGCGCCGTCCTTGCGCACGATCAGGCGGCCGGTGTCGGTGATATGGCCGACGACCGCGAAATCGAGCTCCCATTTCCCGAAGATCGCACGGGCGCGGTCCTCCGCCTCGGGCCTGATCACCATGAGCATACGTTCCTGGCTTTCGCTCAGCATCAGTTCACAGGCCGTCATGCCCTCTTCGCGCCGGGGCACGGCATCGAGGTCGAGGTCCATGCCGGCATTGCCCTTGTCGGCCATTTCGACCGACGAGCAGGTGAGGCCTGCGGCCCCCATGTCCTGGATGCCGACGATCGAATCCGTCGTCATCAGCTCCAGGCAGGCTTCGAGCAGCAGTTTTTCGGTGAAGGGATCGCCGACCTGCACCGTGGGCCGCTTCTCCCCGCTGTCCCCGCTGAACGCGGCCGAGGCCATGCTGGCACCGTGGATGCCGTCGCGCCCGGTTTTCGAGCCGACATAGATCACCGGTGCGCCGACCGTGCCGGCGGCGGCATGGAAGATGCGGTCGGCGGGGGCGAGGCCGACACACATGGCGTTGACCAGGTTGTTGCCGTTGCAACTGCGGTGGAAGGTTGTCTCACCGCCCACGGTCGGCACGCCCATGCAATTGCCGTAAGCGCCGATACCGCCGACCGCGCCGGCCACCAGATAGCGGGTCCGGGGGTGGTCGGGTTCGCCGAAGCGCAGCATGTTCAGGTTGGCGATGGGGCGCGCGCCCATGGTGAAGACGTCGCGCATGATGCCGCCGACGCCGGTCGCGGCTCCCTGGTACGGCTCGATGAAGCTCGGGTGGTTGTGGCTCTCCATCTTGAAGACGGCGGCCTGACCGTCGCCGATATCGACCACGCCGGCGTTCTCGCCGGGCCCGCAGATCACCCAGGGGGCTTCGGTCGGCAGCGCCTTCAGCCAGAGCCGGCTCGACTTGTAGGAACAATGTTCGTTCCACATGGCCGAAAAGATGCCGAGTTCGGTGATGTTCGGCTCGCGCCCGACGATCTCCAGAATCCTGGCGTATTCGTCTGCCGTCAGGCCGTGTTCGGCGACGATGTCCGGCGTGATCATGGGTTCCTGTGCGGGTTCGGTGCCTGCGGGCTGTGTGCTTGCGGGTTGCGTGCTCACGAGAGCGCCTCCACGATGCCATGGAACAGGGGGACGGCATCAAGGCTCTGCTGGCGCGGGCCGGTGGCGTCCTCGGGGTGGGGCATCATGCCGAGGACGTTGCCGGCCCGGTTGACGATGCCCGCGATGTCGGCGGTGCTGCCGTTGGGGTTGGCGCGTTCGTCCGGTTCGCCGGGGCCGGCGACGTATCGGAAGGCGATACGGCCGTCGCCCTCGAGCCGCTTCAGCATCTCGTCGGCGGCAAAATAGTTGCCGTCGCCATGGGCCACGGGCACGCGGATCACATCGCCCTCGGCGAGCCTGCCGGTCAGGGGGCGGTGCCTGTTCTCAAGCCGCAGGTGCACATCGCGGCAGACGAAGCGCAGGCTGGCGTTCCTGAGCAGCGCGCCCGGCAGCAGCCCGGTCTCGATCAGCGTCTGAAAGCCGTTGCAGACGCCAAGGGTCGGCGTGCCTGCCCTGGCCTTCGCAACGATGTCCTTCATGACCGGCGAATGTGCTGCCATGGCCCCGCAGCGCAGGTAGTCGCCATGGGAGAACCCGCCCGGCAGGACGATCAGATCGCAATCGGGCACGCCGGTATCGCCATGCCAGACCGTTTCGGTCGCGGCCCCGGCGCGCGCAAGCGCATCCTTCATGTCGGTGTCGCGGTTCGTGCCGGGAAACAGAACGATGGCGGCTTTCATGGAGAGGGAGAGGCCTCCGGCAGGATCAAGGGCACGGGCGGGCGAATGGTGTGGGCATGGGTGGGGGCGGGGGCGGGGTGTCGATTTACTGCTCGTCCGACGATGGGAGTGGAGGCAGCCCCAGTTGTTCCAGAAACGCATTGTGCCTCGCCGTCGATTCCCGGATCTGACGTTCGATCCCGACCAGTTCCTTGTGTGTGGCGGAAAGATCGATGTCGGGTTCCGGCTCGATGGTGCTGACATAGCGCGAAATGTTGAGGTTGTGGTCGTTGCGCCCGATCTCGTCCATGCCGACACGTCTGGCATAACGCTCGATGTTGTCGGGTCGCTGTCGATAGGTTTCGACGATCCTCTCGATATGCGCGTCGGAAAGGTGGTTCTGCCGCTTGCCCTTCTCGAAGTCCTCACATGCATTGATGAACAGGACATCGTTCGATTTCCTGCATTTCTTCAGGACGAGGATGCAGACCGGGATACCGGTCGAGTAGAAAAGGTTCGGGGCAAGGCCGATCACCGTGTCGATATGTCCGTCCTCAAGGAGTTTCTTGCGTATTCCGGCCTCGGCACCGCCGCGAAACAGCACGCCATGGGGGAGGATGATTGCCATGACACCGTCGTTCTTCAGGTAGTGGAACCCGTGCAGCAGGAAGGCGAAATCCGCTGCCGATTTCGGGGCCAGACCGTAGTCCCTGAAGCGCATGTCCTCGCCCAGGGCCTCATCCGGGTCCCAGCGGTAGCTGAATGGCGGGTTGGCAATCACGGCGTCGAAGCAGGGTTTTTTCGCCGGGTTCATCTCGCGCAGCATGGCCCAGTCGTTGGTCAGCGTGTCGCCATGGTGGATCTCGAATTCCGTGTCCTTCACCCCGTGCAGCAGCATGTTCATGCGCGCCAGGTTGTATGTGGTGATGTTCTTCTCCTGGCCGAGGATCCTGCCGATAGCGTTCGGCCCCATGCGCTTGCGCACATTCAGCAGAAGCGAGCCTGAACCGCAGGCAAAGTCCATGACGCTGTCGAGGCGGCCCCGCTTGTCGGTCTCCGGTTCCTGGCTGTCGAGCATGACAATTGCCGAGAGGATGTCCGATATGCGTTGCGGCGTATAGAACTCGCCCGCCTTCTTGCCCGATCCGGCAGCAAACTGGCCGATCAGGTATTCGTAGGCGTCGCCGAGTGTATCGCTGTCCCCGGAAAACGCCTCAAGGCCCTCGGCTATCCTCGTTACGATCGTGCAGAGCTTCGCGTTCCGGTCCTCATATGTCTTGCCGAGTTTTTCGGATTCGAGATTGATTTCCGAGAACAGCCCGGAAAACGCGCTCCCGAACGATTCCTGCTCGATATGGCTGAAACCCTGCCGGAGCGTGTTGAGCAGTTCGTCGTCCCGGGTGTGGGCCATGTGGGCGATGCTGTCCCAGAGATAGTCCGGGCCGATGACGTAATGCACCTTGAGGCGCATCTGCTTCTCGAACGCCGCCACGTCATCGGGGTTCCGATTGTACCAGATGGAAAGGGGGCCAGATGGAAAGGGGGGCCGTCCTTCGGCACCGTTTGCCTCGGGTTCCGGGTAGCCGCGGCGGAGTTCCTTCCTTGCGGCCTGTTCGTAGTTGTCCGAGAGGAAGCGAAGGAACAGGAAGGCCAGCATGTAGTCGCGGAAGTCGTCCGCGTCCATCGCACCGCGGAGTTGGTCGGCAATGGCCCAGAGTGTTTTGCCAAGCTGTTCCCGGCCAAGCTGTTCCCGGTCTTGCCCTGTCATGATCCATCCT from Rhodospirillales bacterium includes the following:
- a CDS encoding type I restriction-modification system subunit M, whose translation is MTGQDREQLGREQLGKTLWAIADQLRGAMDADDFRDYMLAFLFLRFLSDNYEQAARKELRRGYPEPEANGAEGRPPFPSGPLSIWYNRNPDDVAAFEKQMRLKVHYVIGPDYLWDSIAHMAHTRDDELLNTLRQGFSHIEQESFGSAFSGLFSEINLESEKLGKTYEDRNAKLCTIVTRIAEGLEAFSGDSDTLGDAYEYLIGQFAAGSGKKAGEFYTPQRISDILSAIVMLDSQEPETDKRGRLDSVMDFACGSGSLLLNVRKRMGPNAIGRILGQEKNITTYNLARMNMLLHGVKDTEFEIHHGDTLTNDWAMLREMNPAKKPCFDAVIANPPFSYRWDPDEALGEDMRFRDYGLAPKSAADFAFLLHGFHYLKNDGVMAIILPHGVLFRGGAEAGIRKKLLEDGHIDTVIGLAPNLFYSTGIPVCILVLKKCRKSNDVLFINACEDFEKGKRQNHLSDAHIERIVETYRQRPDNIERYARRVGMDEIGRNDHNLNISRYVSTIEPEPDIDLSATHKELVGIERQIRESTARHNAFLEQLGLPPLPSSDEQ
- the grxD gene encoding Grx4 family monothiol glutaredoxin, whose translation is MTLDDGTRQRIDKELQGNDVVLFMKGTPVFPMCGFSAASVQILSHLGTRFKGINVLDDPAIRDGIKAYSDWPTIPQLYVKGEFVGGCDIMKEMYTSGELSEYLENQGIAPNPAT
- a CDS encoding HAD-IA family hydrolase — translated: MARRLSDFTTLTFDCYGTLIDWESGIWDAMQPLIAASGRCDITRQDGLLAFAELESAQQAATPDMLYPELLRHVHRGLAKRFDLATTDDRDRVFGASVPHWPAFPDTADALRVLKRHFRLVILSNVHIDGFAASNRKLGVSFDAIVTAQDIGSYKPNPRNFEVMLERLANRGIGAGDILHTAQSLFHDHVPATGAGLARAWIDRRGLSDGGAWGATAIVEERPEVDFLFPTMAAMAAAVVAGN
- the purL gene encoding phosphoribosylformylglycinamidine synthase subunit PurL; this translates as MITPDIVAEHGLTADEYARILEIVGREPNITELGIFSAMWNEHCSYKSSRLWLKALPTEAPWVICGPGENAGVVDIGDGQAAVFKMESHNHPSFIEPYQGAATGVGGIMRDVFTMGARPIANLNMLRFGEPDHPRTRYLVAGAVGGIGAYGNCMGVPTVGGETTFHRSCNGNNLVNAMCVGLAPADRIFHAAAGTVGAPVIYVGSKTGRDGIHGASMASAAFSGDSGEKRPTVQVGDPFTEKLLLEACLELMTTDSIVGIQDMGAAGLTCSSVEMADKGNAGMDLDLDAVPRREEGMTACELMLSESQERMLMVIRPEAEDRARAIFGKWELDFAVVGHITDTGRLIVRKDGAIEADLPVKPLSDEAPIHNRPWTETPPRPVLSPDDIPPPLPTEEALLALVGAPDLCSRRWIWEQYDHLVMGRTVERPGGDAAVVALPGATGKGLAVTTDCTPRYCEADPVAGGRQAVAEAFRNLTATGARPLAATDCLNFGNPERSDVMGSFVGAIRGLGEACRALAMPIVSGNVSFYNETDGKAVQPTPAIGAIGLIDDLDRMARIGFGGANQAIVLIGETAGHLGSSLYLRELADREDGAPPPVDLETERRNGDFVRGLISGGDVTTCHDVSDGGLLVALTEMALASGIGLDANSPDGAPAAHAFWFGEDQARYLIAVDGDGSDIVKKAGQAGISAVILGVTGGRTLTVDAGPPISLATIRDRHEGWLPAYMAGGS
- a CDS encoding BolA family transcriptional regulator, producing MAMSAAEIKAMIREAFPDAAIEIEDLRGDGDHYAATVTSHAFEGKSRVQQHQAVYQALKGRMGGDLHALALTTRTPAPGTPSPRDSNLTRTNLTTPTGGHQT
- the purQ gene encoding phosphoribosylformylglycinamidine synthase I gives rise to the protein MKAAIVLFPGTNRDTDMKDALARAGAATETVWHGDTGVPDCDLIVLPGGFSHGDYLRCGAMAAHSPVMKDIVAKARAGTPTLGVCNGFQTLIETGLLPGALLRNASLRFVCRDVHLRLENRHRPLTGRLAEGDVIRVPVAHGDGNYFAADEMLKRLEGDGRIAFRYVAGPGEPDERANPNGSTADIAGIVNRAGNVLGMMPHPEDATGPRQQSLDAVPLFHGIVEALS